Proteins encoded by one window of Halobacteriovorax sp. GB3:
- a CDS encoding S41 family peptidase, translated as MKNILVLLLLFLIVSCHQKTVTFSSPKDVDFLINQLELAYIGKGFLPDNEFEVAIEKLKRIRDVKFSDAKHFCIKIGTILNDVSDGHLNVRGIEGYCTSKLKLEGKVGKNIMPSETKGAYYIKHISHPKNISIVGITHFHSPQDSRWNGIKPAISKSMQSEVIIFDLRGNSGGNSSMIKNISRWLLNNSVKHSKKKVYRMNTIESWIAYRNNIKTIEERVKRSGNDVSHFKEDYDFINESITKAKNKNSPRLLVKEFKRPELGKLNFEGDIYILTDRRCGSSCEHAVELLTFHPKAKTVGDNTAGLIHFGQMASVTLPDSGITVNLSTQYFEGFEEGFFELKGYDPDIRVPDGVDALDYLLNKL; from the coding sequence ATGAAAAATATATTAGTTCTACTTTTGTTATTTCTTATTGTTTCATGTCATCAAAAGACAGTGACATTTTCTTCACCTAAAGATGTTGATTTTCTCATTAATCAACTTGAGTTAGCTTACATTGGAAAAGGCTTCTTACCAGATAATGAATTTGAGGTTGCAATAGAAAAACTGAAAAGAATTCGAGATGTGAAGTTTAGTGATGCTAAACACTTCTGTATTAAAATAGGCACAATTTTAAATGATGTAAGTGATGGACATTTAAATGTGAGAGGAATTGAGGGATATTGTACTAGCAAACTTAAGCTTGAAGGTAAGGTTGGTAAAAATATTATGCCAAGTGAAACCAAGGGGGCTTATTATATCAAACATATTTCTCATCCAAAAAATATCTCTATAGTTGGAATTACACATTTTCATTCTCCTCAGGATTCGAGGTGGAACGGTATAAAGCCTGCTATCTCCAAATCGATGCAATCAGAGGTTATCATTTTTGATTTAAGAGGTAATAGTGGAGGAAACTCTTCTATGATTAAGAATATCTCTAGGTGGCTTCTTAATAATTCAGTAAAGCATAGTAAGAAGAAAGTCTATCGCATGAATACGATTGAATCATGGATTGCGTACCGAAATAATATTAAAACAATTGAAGAACGTGTGAAAAGAAGCGGTAATGATGTATCTCACTTTAAAGAAGATTATGACTTTATTAATGAATCGATTACTAAGGCAAAAAATAAAAACTCACCTCGACTTTTAGTGAAGGAATTTAAAAGGCCTGAGCTTGGGAAGCTAAACTTCGAGGGAGATATTTATATTTTAACTGATCGAAGGTGTGGCTCATCTTGTGAGCATGCAGTAGAGCTTTTAACATTTCATCCAAAGGCCAAAACCGTTGGTGATAATACGGCGGGGTTAATTCACTTTGGTCAAATGGCCTCGGTGACACTTCCTGACAGTGGAATCACTGTTAATCTATCGACTCAATACTTTGAAGGCTTTGAAGAAGGATTCTTTGAGCTAAAAGGTTATGATCCAGACATTCGTGTCCCTGATGGAGTCGATGCTTTAGACTATCTTTTGAATAAACTATAA
- a CDS encoding TIGR02147 family protein has translation MIEDFKEYLQAELDNRKKKNSLFSLRAFARNLGISPAQLSQIISGKRPLTITTAKKIVRALKLSPIESETFLQAVDPDFVSKKKTRLSDEKRKKLKEDEFRLICDWEHFAILSLSEVQNNSSDARWIAKRLNIPMNVAADARDRLLRLGIIEIKNSQFRQVSAPLTTTNDIKSESIQRSHYQNLELAMQKLESVEVSKREYTTVTMATNPKKIKEAKTLIREFKRKLMEFLEDGEKTDVYTLAIQLFPLTEKGKKL, from the coding sequence ATGATTGAAGATTTTAAAGAATATTTACAAGCGGAACTAGATAATAGGAAAAAGAAAAACTCTCTTTTTAGCCTACGTGCTTTTGCACGAAATCTGGGAATATCTCCGGCTCAACTAAGTCAAATTATCTCAGGAAAAAGACCGCTCACAATAACTACGGCGAAGAAAATAGTTAGGGCCCTAAAACTTTCTCCAATTGAAAGTGAGACCTTTCTTCAAGCTGTCGACCCAGACTTTGTCAGTAAAAAGAAAACTCGCCTAAGTGATGAGAAAAGGAAAAAACTCAAAGAAGATGAATTTAGACTCATTTGCGATTGGGAACACTTCGCAATTCTATCATTATCAGAAGTTCAGAACAATTCTTCAGATGCAAGATGGATTGCCAAAAGATTGAATATACCGATGAATGTTGCTGCTGATGCCAGAGATCGACTGCTAAGACTTGGGATAATTGAAATCAAGAACTCTCAGTTTAGACAAGTATCAGCACCTCTAACGACGACAAATGATATTAAGAGTGAATCTATTCAGAGGAGCCATTATCAAAACCTAGAGCTTGCAATGCAAAAACTAGAATCAGTAGAAGTTTCAAAAAGAGAATATACAACTGTGACAATGGCCACAAACCCGAAAAAAATAAAAGAAGCAAAGACCTTAATAAGAGAATTTAAAAGAAAACTCATGGAATTTTTGGAAGATGGAGAAAAAACGGATGTCTACACTTTGGCCATTCAACTATTTCCACTAACAGAAAAAGGAAAGAAACTATGA